The Salicibibacter halophilus DNA window AGACGAACGGGGAGAGCAAACGCAAACCGAAACATTCCAATATGAAACGGGACTTGAAGCTTTTGTTTCCTACTTAAACGAAGATAAAGAAACCTTGCATGAGGTTATCTCCTTTGACGGCTCCAATCAAGACATGCATGTGAATTTTGCCTTTCAATTCAACGACGGTTATACCGAGAATATTTTGTCCTTTGTGAACCACGTTCGAACAAGAGACGGGGGAACACACGAATTTGGGATGAAAACAGCCCTCACGCGTGCGTTGAACGAACATGCCCGGAAATTGCAATTGCTCAAGGCTAAAGATAAAAACTTGGACGGAAACGATATTCGCGAAGGGTTAACGGTGGTGTTATCCGTACATATTCCAGAAGCGCTTTTGCAATTTGAGGGGCAGACGAAAAGCAAGCTAGGAACACCGGATGCCCGTTCGATTGTCGATGCTTATCTCTCGGATAAACTGGGGTATTTTTTTGAAGAAAACCCGAAACTGAGCACCATGCTGATTCAAAAAGCCATCAAAGCCCAGCAAGTCCGGGAAGCAGCGCGAAAAGCGAGAGAAGAGGCAAGAAGCGGCAAAAAGTCCCGGAAAAAAGAGGCCTTGCTGAGCGGAAAGCTAACCCCGGCCCAATCCAAAAACCCGCGACGAAACGAACTTTATCTCGTGGAAGGGGATTCCGCGGGAGGTTCCGCGAAGGAAGGACGCGACCGTAAATTCCAGGCAGTTCTCCCGCTGCGCGGCAAAGTGATTAATACCGAAAAAGCCAAGCTCGACGACATCATGAAAAACGAGGAAATCCGCACAATTATTTATGCGATCGGGGCAGGCGCAGGGACGGATTTTTCCATTGAAGATTGCAACTACGACAAAGTGGTGATTATGACGGACGCAGATACGGATGGCGCACACATTCAAGTATTGTTGCTGACGTTTTTTTACCGCTATATGCGTCCGCTCGTGGAAGCTGGCAAAGTGTTTATCGCCCTGCCTCCCTTATACAAAGTGGAAAAAGGCAGCGGCGCGAAGCACAAAATGGAATACGCGTGGGATGAAGCCGGTTTAAACAAGGCAATCAAAAACGTCGGAAAAGGCTACACGATACAAAGGTACAAAGGCCTCGGCGAGATGGACCCAATCCAGTTATGGGAAACAACAATGAATCCGGACGGGCGCACGCTTATCCGCGTAAACGTTGAAGACCTGGCCCGGGCGGATAAGCGCGTATCGACCTTAATGGGCGACAAAGTCGAACCGAGACGGAAGTGGATCGAATCCCACGTCGCCTTCGGACTCGATGAAGAAACGAATATTATGGACAACGAGCAAATGTTGTTTGCAGAGGGAGAGGACAGCCGTGCCTGAAGCTGAAAAATATTTGGATTTGCCGCTGGAAGAGGTTATCGGAGACCGGTTCGGCCGCTATAGCAAATACATCATTCAGGAACGAGCGCTTCCGGATGCAAAAGATGGGTTGAAACCTGTACAGCGCCGCATTCTCTATGCGATGGTAAAAGACAACAATACGGCCGACAAACCTTTTCGGAAGGCGGCCAAAACGGTCGGGAATGTCATCGGCAACTATCATCCCCACGGGGATTCTTCGGTCTATGAAGCACTGGTGCGCATGAGCCAACCATGGAAAATTCGCCATGGCCTTGTGCAGATGCAAGGGAATAACGGTTCCATCGATGGAGACCCGCCGGCAGCCATGCGGTATACGGAAGCCCGGATCTCCGCTTTGGCTCAGGAAATGCTTCGCGATATCGGAAAAGAGACCGTCGAGTTCATTCCGAATTTTGATGACACGGACGAAGAACCCGTCGTTTTGCCGGCTTATTTCCCGAATTTGCTCGTCAACGGTTCCACCGGCATTTCTGCCGGCTATGCTACCGATATCCCTCCCCACAATCTCGGCGAGGTGATCGATGCGGCCATCCATATGCTTGATCAGCCGGATTGCACCCTGGAAGACCTTTTGACCTTCATTAAAGGTCCGGATTTTCCGGGAGGAGGGACCGTCCAAGGGACGGAAAACCTCAAGCAAGCTTATGAAACGGGCAAAGGAAAAGTCATCGTACGGGGCACCGCGAATATCGAAACGTTGCGGGGCGGAAAAGAACAAATTGTCATTACGGAGATACCATATGAAGTCGTTAAGGCGAACCTCGTTAAACGCATGGATGAAATCCGCTTCGACAAAAAAATCGACGGCATCGCGGAAGTTCGCGATGACACCGACCGCACCGGGCTGCAAATCGTTGTGGAACTAAAAAAAGAAGCGGATGCGCAAAGCATTTTGCACTACTTGTATAAACACACCGATTTGCAGGTTACTTATCACTTGAACATGGTTGCGATCGCTGATAAAGCGCCGCAATTGATGGGATTAAAACCTTTGTTATCCGCCTATATTGCCCATCAAAAAGAAGTCGTGATCAATCGCAGCCGCTACGAATTGGATCAAGCGACGAAACGGCAACACATTGTGGAAGGGCTAATGAAAGCGATCAGCGTTTTGGACGAACTCATCGCGCTCATTCGCCAATCGAACGACAAGGCGGACGCAAAACAAAACATCACCGAAGCTTTCGGCTTCACGGAAGTGCAAGCGGAAGCGATCGTAAATTTGCAACTGTACCGTTTAACGAACACAGACATTGTAACATTGGAGAAAGAAGCGGAAGAGCTAGCAAAAACAATTGAACGCTTGAATGAAATCTTAGGCAGCCCTAAAAAGCTTGTCCAAACGATTAAAAAAGAATTGAAACAAATGAAGAAAAAATACGCGGATGACCGTCGAACAGTTATCGAAGAAAAGGTGGAAGAACTGAAAGTTGACATGCAGGTGATGATCCCGGCCGAAGAAGTATTTGTGACGGTCACCCGGGGCGGGTATGTGAAACGCACGAGTGCACGTTCCTACAGCGCGTCCATCGATGAGCGCCCGGGCATGAAAGACACGGATGACTTGCTGTTCTTTGCGGAAATGAACACAACGGATACGTTACTTTTATTTACTTCCCAGGGTCGGTACGTTTATATTCCCGTTCATCAGCTTCCGGATATTCGTTGGAAAGACGACGGTCAACATGTCGGCAACCTCGCGACGCTTGCAGCGGATGACGGCATCGTACGCGCTATCCCGGTTCGTTCTTTTGACCAGGATCGTTACTTGATGTTCTTTACGAAAAAGGGCATGGCCAAACGTTCCGTGTTAAGCGATTATCAGGCACAGCGCTTCTCTAAGGCGCTGATCGCGCTTAAGATCAAGGAAGGGGACACCCTTCTTGACGTCGCCCTTACGGAAGGATCTTCCGAGATCTTTTTCGCTACAAAACAAGGGTATGGACTTCGGTTTTCGGAATCGGAGATTAGTGTCGTCGGCCAACGTGCCGCCGGCGTAAAAGGCATCGCGCTAAAAGAAAAAGACGAAGTCGTATCCGCATTTCCTTTCCCTGCGGAAAACGCAGAATCGCTCTTTTCCGTTTCCCATCGGGGAGCAGTGAAAAAAATGAAATGGGATCAATTCCCGAGCAGTTCCCGCGCGAAACGCGGCCTTACCATGTTGCGTGAGTTAAAAACAAATCCTCACAAGTTAGTCGCTGTTAATCCTGTAGCAATAAACGAGACGTTAATGATAAAAACCGGGGATGAAAGCATCCATCCGATCTCGACAGCAGGGGTTCGCCACTATGACCGTTATCAAACCGGAAGTTACGTAATCGATACGGATACCTCGGGAGCTGTGCGTGCGGTATGGCCTTACATCGACCACGAACGTTCAACTGAATAAAAGGAGTATAATATTATGAAAGGCGGCACCCATCTCGTTGGCGCTCTAGCAGCCGCGGCAACTTATGATATGCTCGCGCCTGAAACGCTCCCGTCCATCGAAGGGGGATGGGACGCTGCTATTTTTTTCAGCGCTTCTCTGCTTGGAGGACTGCTTCCGGATATATGTCATCCGCAATCGAAGGCGGGAAGACGAGCCTCTGTTTTTTCATGGTTGATAAGACGAATATTCGGACACCGTACCTTTACCCATAGTTTGATATTCCTCGTCCTTATCGCTGTCCTCACAGGCATGATTCCGGGCACCATCGGGGTGATGATTCAATCCGGAGTCTTTATCGGGATGGCAAGCCATTACATCCTCGATATGCTCACGTCACAAGGCATCAAACTTTTTTATCCCATCGATACGACGATACGTTTTCCTTTTCATACCCGAACCGGCTCTTGGATCGGTGAGGGAAGTGTAAACGTTCTATGCATCGCTTGGGTCACTTATTATGGAATGTCGATCATCGGTGTATAGCTAGTGCGCCTCTCGAAGGGTTCGTTCCGACAGAATTGTGCTTCATCGGAACGAACCTGACTTCCTCAACTTTTTTTTGATTGTTCCAAAAGGTCTTTTGTCTTATAATTGAGTTCATATACAAGACTTTAGTACAGGAGCGAAAGACCAGCATATGCGGCATTTAATTCGTTTTTTCATTTCAAGCACTATTTTAGTTTTTATGTTTTTGATTTTATCTTCTTCTCAAATCATTGAAGAATCAGTAACGGAACAATTATCGGAAAAAAATGTGGAATTGGCAGAGAAATCCAGCATTACGCCGATGGGGTTTAATGACGTTCAGACAGAGGCGGAGGCTGCCGTTCTGTTAGACGGCGATACCGGTGACGTACTCTGGCAAAAAAATGCAAATGAACCATTGCCGCCGGCGAGCATGTCCAAAGTGATGACGATGTATTTGATTTTGGAATCGCTGGAAGACGGTGACATGGATATCGAAGACGAAGTGGGAATTAGCGATGTTGCCGCAGCAACCGGAGGAGCAAGTATCTATCTCCGGGAAGGTTCTGTCTTATCGGTTGCGGATCTTTTTCAAGCAATGGCGATTGTTTCTGCCAATGATGCGTCGGTGGCGCTGGCTGAATATACAGACGGAAGCGAAGAAGCTTTTATGGAGCGCATGAACGAAAAGGCTAGCGAAATAGGGCTGTCTCAAGATGCAAACTTTATAAACGCAAGCGGGCTCCCTCATGAAACATTCGATTATGAATCCAGAATGACTGCCTTGGATACAGCAGTGCTCGGCTACCATTTGCTTCAAGATTATCCGAATATCGTCAACCTTACTAAACAACCCACGCTCAGCCTTTCCTATCGGAACCAGGTATTGCCAAGTACCAATACTCTATTGAACAGTGAAGAAGTGGGTTCCAACATCGATGAGCCGGATTTTGACCAACACCCAGCCCATCCCGAAGTGGATGGATTAAAAACTGGCTATACCCGCGGCGCAGGGTACTCGTTTATCGGCACTTCCGAACAACATGGACAACGATTAATTGCCGTCGTCATGCGTGCAGAATCAGATGAAGCTCGTTTTGAAGAGACACAACAAATATTAAAAGCCGGGTTTGAACATGTGCATAAAGACATTCGGACTGAGCGTGAATGAACCTTCCGCGAAGAACGTAATTTTCAAGCGTTCGGGTTAGAAGATCTTTTTTTCGATGTATGCGTACATATCTTACCGGCCACTCAAAAGGGAAGTGGCTTCATTATGATTATGCTGGGCATTCTTCATTTCACCGGTTATTTTGAGACGATTGCGATGTATTTAGGACAGTATGTCCCGTCCTGGATGATATAATGCTACAAGAAACTGTCCTTTCGAAGGTAATTTAATAGCTGAAAGATCATTGGCAACGGTTGCTATGTGATGAAATGAGTATTAAAGCTTAATTGAAGAGAGCATTGTAACAAATAAAGTAACCCCTTGCTATAAAACAAAGGGGTTTCTAAATGTTTGGTGATATTTCATACCACATAGAGAAATGTTGGGGCATTTACTTCATTTTGAGCGTCTGGGCATTGATCGCTACAATTATTGTACTAAGGGACATGAGGACCGCACCTAAGGCAGGATCAAGAAGAAATCCCCATGCTGCGAGTACACCTGCCGCGAGTGGAATCGCGACAATGTTGTAGCCGGCCGCCCACCAAAGGTTTTGAATCATCTTTCGATAAGTGAGCCTAGACAAATCGACAATGGATACGACATCGAGCGGATCGCTGTTGACGAGGATAACATCAGCTGTTTCCATAGCAACGTCTGTGCCTGCTCCAACGGCAACGCCGAGATCGGCATTGGCAAGCGCGGGCGCATCATTAATGCCATCCCCTGTCATGCCGACACGTTTTCCATCTTTCTTTAATTCCTTCACTTTTTCCGCTTTTTCATGAGGAAGAACTTCAGCGATGACTTGATCAATGCCAATCTGCTTGGCTACTTCCTGCGCCACTTTTTCGTTGTCTCCGGTTAGCATCACGGTCTCGATCCCCATTTGATGCAAACGATCAACGGCTTCTTTTGCGGATGTTTTTACAACATCAGCCAAAGCAATGGCCCCAAGTAAGGTTTGCTCTTGAAGGACGAAAACAACGGTTTTGCCTGCTTCCGCAAGTTTGGAAAAGCGCTCCTTGTCATAGCTGATCCCCTCTCTTTGCAGATACCCCGGACTGACGACCGAAATAACCTTGCCATCAACGTTTCCGGTAATGCCTGCCCCTGTCATTGAATCAAAGTTTTCCGGTTGGGGAATATCGATGTTCGCTTCGTTGACTTTCGCTACAATACCGGCAGCGATTGGATGCTCCGATTGTGACTCAAGCGAGGCGGCCAGTTTTAAAAGCTCTTCTTCGGATATACTCTCTTCCGGGAGAACATCTGTAACGCCGAATTCTCCATGCGTCAGTGTTCCGGTCTTGTCAAAAATCATCGTGTCGACCCTTCGGGCGCTTTCAAATCCAATGCGGTTGCGAATGAATAACCCTTTTTGCGCCGAAATTCCTGTGGAACGGGCAGCCACTAATGGAATCGCGAGACCGAGGGCGTGCGGACAAGAAATGACGAGCACGGTGACCATCCGGGTGACCGCGAATTCTGTGTCCACACCAAGGGCCATCCAAGTGCTGAAGGTCACGATTCCGGCAACCACAGCGACGTAGAACAGGAGACTGGCGGCGCGATCCGAAAGCATTTGCGTTTTTGATTTGCTTTCCTGTGCCTCTTTGACGAGCTGAACCACTTGCGATAGATACCCTTCATCGCTCGTCTTGGTCACTTCGATCGTCAAAGATCCGGAAGAGTTGATGGCTCCGCCAATGACTTCGTCTCCTTCACTTTTTTCAACCGGTTCCGACTCTCCGGTGAGCATCGATTCATTGATGGAGGACTTTCCATTTAAAATATGTCCATCCGCCGGTATTTTCTCACCCGGTTTAATAAGAAGACGGTCGCCCTTTTTAAGCTCGGTTACGGAGACAGATATAACCTGATCGTCGGCATCCAGTTTATTCGCTTCCTGGGGCATCAGTTCTACCAGGGATTCAAGCGAATCGGACGCTTTCATCACGGATTTCATCTCGATCCAGTGACCGAGAAGCATAATGGCAACCAACGTGGCCAGCTCCCAGAAAAAGTCCATCCCTTCAAGGCCAAAGACCGTAGCGGCACTGTACACATACGCAACGGTGATGGCAAACCCTATAAGGGTCATCATCCCTGGGGCTTTATCTTTGATCTCACTCACAAGCCCCGTTAAAAATGGCCAACCCCCGTAGACGAAGACGATGGTTGCCAAGATGAGTTCAACGGCCGTATCGCCGGGGAATGCAACCGTATAATTAAAAAACATCTGAATCATATCGGACAATATGATAATAGGGATAGCTAGAATAACCGTGACGAAAAAGCGTTTCTTGAAGTCAGCCATCATATCTCCGTGATCGCCATGCCCGTGGTGACCATGGCCGGAGTGGCCGCCATGGCCATCGTGATGAGCATGATCGTCATGATCGTGATCCCCATGATGCTCATGGTCGTGATGGCTTTCGTCGTGGTGAGCATGGTGGTCATGCTCTTTGTGATGGTGATGTCCTTGTTCGTGATGATTTTTATTGGACATTGTATCTCCCTCCCCTTATATGCACATAATACAATTACCCGTGTAGGGTATATGTGAAACATGCTTAATTCATCCTGTCTGAATAGATTTCACCAGGGGTCAAACTTTTATAACCTGCGCTTAAAAACTATAATGGCAACGCATGGGATCATTCAAAGGGTGAATATTTATGGTCATAAAAGGAAACGATTTTTCTCCCTTTACATACCTTACGGGGGTATGGTATATTCTTTACAGACACTAATGATCAGGATTTTGGAGGGAGTGAATGTAACTAAGTGAAGATCGCAAAGGGAGCTTTTGAATAGTTCTTCTCTTTATATACCCTACATGGGTATAGTAACATAAATGATGAACGGGGGGAGAAAACAATGGGCACGCAAAAAGAAGCCTCCTTGCAAATTTCCGGCATGACGTGTGCAGCGTGTGCGTCGAAAATTGAAAAGGGGCTAGCAAAAATAGATGGCGTTAGTGAAGCAAATGTAAATTTTGCGATGGAAAAAACCAATGTCGTTTACGATCCCGAGCAAACGGATGTCCAAGATTTTGAAGCGAAAATTGATAAACTTGGTTATCAAGTCATTCATGAAAAACAAACTTTTGATATTTCAGGCATGACTTGTGCGGCTTGTGCAACAAAAATTGAAAAAAAGCTATCAAAAATGGAAGGGGTTTCTTCGGCAACGGTTAACTTTGCCATGGAGAATGTTTCTGTCGAGTATGATAAAGGCCAAGTATCCGTCGGAGATATGATCGAAGGGGTCCGCAAATTGGGATATACCCTTAAACCGCAAAAGTCAAGGGAAGAAATGGTGAGTAGAAAAGACGACGAAATACGCAAGCAAACCGGTAAATTTGTGTTTGCAACGATTTTAACGTTGCCATTGTTTTGGACAATGGTGGCTCACTTTGAGTTTACGTCCTTCCTCTATATGCCGGATATGTTCATGGACCCATGGGTACAGCTGGCTCTGGCAGCCCCTGTGCAATTTTTCGTTGGGGCACAGTTTTATAGTGGCTCCTACAAAGCCTTGAAAAATAAAAGTGCAAATATGGATGTATTGATTGCGCTTGGGACGACGGCGGCCTTTTTCTATAGCATCTTCTTGGGTTGGGAATGGTATGCCACTGGCCAACAGGGGATGCCGGAGCTTTACTTTGAGACGGCAGCCGTGATTATTACGCTCGTTTTCCTCGGGAAACTGTTTGAAGTACGTGCCAAAGGACGCACGAGCAAAGCGATTGAAAAGTTGCTTGGTTTGCAAGCCAAAACGGCACGCATCATTCGTAATGGGGAGGAAATGGAAGTCTCCATCGAAGAAGTGCTTGTGGGAGACACGGTTATGGTACGCCCCGGAGAGAAAGTGCCAGTGGACGGAATGATTCATGAAGGGCAATCGGCCATGGACGAATCGATGATCACCGGCGAAAGCATTCCGGTTGACAAAAAACAAGGAGACGATGTCATCGGGTCAACGATCAATAAAAACGGGCTTCTCAAAATCGAAGCTACGAAGGTCGGGAAAGACACGGCCCTTTCTCAAATCGTTAAAGTTGTGGAAGAAGCGCAAGGAAGCAAGGCGAATGTCCAACGGACGGTTGATAAAGTTTCGGGGATTTTTGTCCCGATCGTTGTGTTGATCGCGATCACTACCTTTCTCACCTGGTATTTTGTGATCGAACCCGGAGATTTGCGTTCAGCACTCGTCCCTCTCATTACGATTCTCGTTATCGCTTGCCCATGTGCCTTAGGCCTAGCTACACCAACCTCCATTATGGCGGGGACCGGTCGTTCGGCTGAGAATGGTGTACTTTTTAAAGGCGGCGAGCATCTAGAAAACACACGTGGGGTCCAAACGATCGTGCTTGACAAGACGGGCACGGTAACCAAGGGCGAACCTGCCTTGACCGATGTTGAGGTTGCGCTCGATTTCCATGAAGAGACGGTGCTTGCAATTATCGGTGCCGTGGAGAAAAACTCGGAGCACCCCCTCGCGGAAGCGATGGTAAAAGGTATTGAAGAAAAGGGGATTTCGTTGCGAGAAGCCGAAGATTTCGAAGCGCTGCCAGGGTTTGGCGTTCGTGCTTTTGTTGGCGGAGACGAAGTCCTCATCGGGACACGTAAACTGATGCAAACATCATCGGTCACGATTGGATCTGCCGGCGATGAGATGTCTACCTTTGAGAAAGAAGGAAAGACAGCGATGCTCATTGCCATCGGCGGCACGTATGCTGGGATGATTGCGGTTGCCGATACGGTGAAAGAAACGTCCAAAGACGCGATCAAGCGCATGCATGACTTCGGGTTGGAAGTGGCGATGCTAACAGGAGACAACCAGCAAACGGCAGAAGCGATCGGCCAACAAGTCGGAATTGACCGTGTGATCGCCGAAGTCGTTCCGGAACAAAAAGCCGAAGAAATCAAAAAGATCCAAGAGCAAGGCCAAAAAGTCGCGATGGTTGGCGATGGTATTAACGATGCACCGGCACTCGCGGTTGCCGATATTGGGATGGCGATTGGAACAGGAACGGATGTGGCGATTGAAGCTGCCGATATTACTCTGATGCGCGGCGACTTGCACAGCGTAGCTGATAGTGTGCAGCTCAGTACGAAAACGTACCGTAACATTAAACAAAACCTGTTCTTTGCCTTCATTTACAACACGGCATCAATCCCGATTGCAGCTGCCGGACTACTTGCTCCATGGGTAGCAGGAGCAGCGATGGCTTTCAGTTCGGTGTCCGTCGTCTTAAATGCTTTACGTCTACAACGGTTGAAGTTGAGCCGATAGGAGGGAAAACTATGAAAATTAGATATTGGGCACTCGTGGGGGTCTTGTATGTGGCGGTTGTTATTGGCAGTTACACGGCCATCACGGGTGCGAACCCGTTAGAGAGCACTGACATGCATGAAGATCACGGAAATGCAGAAGAAGCGCAGGAAAGCTATGAAGTTTCATCAGTGCAAAACGAGGAGGATGGACAAATGGATCACCACCATCAGCAAACAGACGGCGCATCTGACGTTCACACCGACGTTTCTTATAACGGTGGGGAGGTTCGCGTCCAGCTAGAGGATGTACACGGAACTGTGCCTGAGTTAGAAGAAACTCATGAAAAAGAGATGCATTTGATCATCGTCTCGAATGACTTGGAAGACTTCATCCACCTCCATCCGGAACGCGAGGAGGACGCCATCCATACAGCGCCGACAGACCTTGAAAACGGCCATTACCAAGCCTTTGTCGATATGGCTCCGAAGGATCGGAACTATGTTGTTCAGCCTAATGACCTTCAGGTAGGCGAGGGAAAGCAGGCCAGCCCCTCGGCTTCTCTCTCAGCGAGTGAAAATCTGACGCAAGAGATCAATGGGAAGACGGTCACCCTCGAGACCGAAGGATTGAGCACGAGTGATACAACGAAACTTGATTTTGATTTGCATGGAGAAGAACCGGAGCCTTATTTGGGCGCCCTTGGCCATGTCGTGATCCTTGATGAAGACGCGGAGACATTTATTCATGTTCATCCGACTTCAGACCATACAACCACTTTCGAAACCCATATTGATCAGCCTGGGCTGTACAAAGTTTGGGCGGAATTCCAGTATGAAGACACTGGTGTTCTTACATTTCCGTTTGTTCTTCAAGTCGACGAATGAGAGGAGGGTCAGTATGTATGAACTCGAACTGTATACCCATCCCCTTTGCTCGGACTGCAAGGATAGTAAGGCGTATTTGAATGAACAAAATGTGGCTTATACAGAGTACGACGTAAGCAAAGCACCCGAGAAAGAAGATGGCTTAAAAAAACAAACCGGATCTAGAGTAGTACCGGGTTTTGTTTTCACCCAAACATCACTGCTGGGAAAAATGAAAAAACCACTTGTCTTTACTGGATTCGAACGCAATGCGTCTGAGATAAAGTTGTTGGTTCAAAAGATGTGACTTTATCTACAAAACAATCGAAGGTTTTTAAGGAATTGGCCGCTCGACATCGAAAACTTATCTTTGCATACGCTCTTCCACATCATTTGGGAATATCCGTCGCTTTCTCCCACGCTCTGCTCGATACCAAGTAAAGGAGGGGATCGATGTGTAGGTATCATCGTATCATAGTCATCCATCTGTATAAAAACAGGAAGCGTTCATCACATGATTTTAATGCTTTACCAGGGTATAATATAATGGAAAGAACGAAAGGAGCAAGGAACCATGAAGGAAATGACATTAAACGTACAAGGGATGTCTTGTGGCCATTGCGTGAGTTCCATTGAGGGCAATGTCGGCAACCTCAATGGCGTCGACTATGTGAAGGTTCATTTGAATGAAGGAAAAGTAGACGTCACCTTTGACTCGAACAAGGTAGATTTGGAAGCCATTACGGAAGAAATTGAAGATCAAGGGTATGATGTAGCCTGAAAGGGAAGGGGTTGTGTATCATGCACAATCCCTATTCCCTAAATGAAAGGAGAAAAGGTATATGCCAACACATGAAAAAAGAACGGTTCAGCCAAACAAACAAGAATTACTCAATCGTTTGAAACGCATCGAGGGTCAAGTGCGTGGCGTGCAAAACATGATTGACGATGATAAATACTGTGTCGATATCCTCCATCAAATCTCGGCCATCCAATCAGCGATGAAAAAGGTCAGTATTTCGTTAATGGAAGATCATACTCATCACTGTGTAGCTAATGCGATCGAAAAAGGCGATAAGGAAGAGACGATAGAAGAGTTAATGGATGTTATGAAGCGAATGATGTGATGTTTGGTAGAAGAATTTTCGAAACGAAACAATGTAAATCTTTTCCTTTTTAATTAAGAATGAATCTCTTTTCGTGGTTTGGAAAAAACGAACGTTTTGGAAGCATAAAAACGAATGGAGGTAAGTATAAACAAATGGGATTTTATACATGCTTTTATGCACTGGAAATGAATGGTGAAACCTGTATGAACAATCTTTTTGCCATTGCATAAAGAAAGCCAAAACACATACACGCATGAAGGTTGATATAACAGGAGTTATGGTAGGTTATATGTTTACATAATCCACCTTGCCGGCAGTCGATTTGCATAGCGGTGTATAACGTATACGTGAATCCGTTTCCATATTTTAGGAAGAGCGCACGTCATGTGAGAGGTTCTGGCTCTTCCCCTGCTTGGTGTCTTTTCGCCCTGAGGTACTGGCAAATACACCCCATTTGTCTCCTTGGATAATGAGATATATTTATACATAACTACAATGACACTTTTAGACTGCACTAATATCTTACTTTAAT harbors:
- the parE gene encoding DNA topoisomerase IV subunit B; its protein translation is MGKGSRKFVDDIKHTFEYNDDAIQVLEGLEAVRKRPGMYIGSTDARGLHHLVDEIIDNAVDEAMAGFGQHIKVTLHKDGSASVSDEGRGMPVGTHRTGRPTPEVIMTVLHAGGKFGQGGYAASGGLHGVGASVVNALSSSLHLTIYRDGHRYEQRFENGGVPVTTLEKKGKTKKTGTAVRFQPDPEVFQAVSFHNEILSERLREAAFLLGGTAITFTDERGEQTQTETFQYETGLEAFVSYLNEDKETLHEVISFDGSNQDMHVNFAFQFNDGYTENILSFVNHVRTRDGGTHEFGMKTALTRALNEHARKLQLLKAKDKNLDGNDIREGLTVVLSVHIPEALLQFEGQTKSKLGTPDARSIVDAYLSDKLGYFFEENPKLSTMLIQKAIKAQQVREAARKAREEARSGKKSRKKEALLSGKLTPAQSKNPRRNELYLVEGDSAGGSAKEGRDRKFQAVLPLRGKVINTEKAKLDDIMKNEEIRTIIYAIGAGAGTDFSIEDCNYDKVVIMTDADTDGAHIQVLLLTFFYRYMRPLVEAGKVFIALPPLYKVEKGSGAKHKMEYAWDEAGLNKAIKNVGKGYTIQRYKGLGEMDPIQLWETTMNPDGRTLIRVNVEDLARADKRVSTLMGDKVEPRRKWIESHVAFGLDEETNIMDNEQMLFAEGEDSRA
- the parC gene encoding DNA topoisomerase IV subunit A — encoded protein: MPEAEKYLDLPLEEVIGDRFGRYSKYIIQERALPDAKDGLKPVQRRILYAMVKDNNTADKPFRKAAKTVGNVIGNYHPHGDSSVYEALVRMSQPWKIRHGLVQMQGNNGSIDGDPPAAMRYTEARISALAQEMLRDIGKETVEFIPNFDDTDEEPVVLPAYFPNLLVNGSTGISAGYATDIPPHNLGEVIDAAIHMLDQPDCTLEDLLTFIKGPDFPGGGTVQGTENLKQAYETGKGKVIVRGTANIETLRGGKEQIVITEIPYEVVKANLVKRMDEIRFDKKIDGIAEVRDDTDRTGLQIVVELKKEADAQSILHYLYKHTDLQVTYHLNMVAIADKAPQLMGLKPLLSAYIAHQKEVVINRSRYELDQATKRQHIVEGLMKAISVLDELIALIRQSNDKADAKQNITEAFGFTEVQAEAIVNLQLYRLTNTDIVTLEKEAEELAKTIERLNEILGSPKKLVQTIKKELKQMKKKYADDRRTVIEEKVEELKVDMQVMIPAEEVFVTVTRGGYVKRTSARSYSASIDERPGMKDTDDLLFFAEMNTTDTLLLFTSQGRYVYIPVHQLPDIRWKDDGQHVGNLATLAADDGIVRAIPVRSFDQDRYLMFFTKKGMAKRSVLSDYQAQRFSKALIALKIKEGDTLLDVALTEGSSEIFFATKQGYGLRFSESEISVVGQRAAGVKGIALKEKDEVVSAFPFPAENAESLFSVSHRGAVKKMKWDQFPSSSRAKRGLTMLRELKTNPHKLVAVNPVAINETLMIKTGDESIHPISTAGVRHYDRYQTGSYVIDTDTSGAVRAVWPYIDHERSTE
- a CDS encoding metal-dependent hydrolase; the encoded protein is MKGGTHLVGALAAAATYDMLAPETLPSIEGGWDAAIFFSASLLGGLLPDICHPQSKAGRRASVFSWLIRRIFGHRTFTHSLIFLVLIAVLTGMIPGTIGVMIQSGVFIGMASHYILDMLTSQGIKLFYPIDTTIRFPFHTRTGSWIGEGSVNVLCIAWVTYYGMSIIGV
- a CDS encoding D-alanyl-D-alanine carboxypeptidase family protein, encoding MRHLIRFFISSTILVFMFLILSSSQIIEESVTEQLSEKNVELAEKSSITPMGFNDVQTEAEAAVLLDGDTGDVLWQKNANEPLPPASMSKVMTMYLILESLEDGDMDIEDEVGISDVAAATGGASIYLREGSVLSVADLFQAMAIVSANDASVALAEYTDGSEEAFMERMNEKASEIGLSQDANFINASGLPHETFDYESRMTALDTAVLGYHLLQDYPNIVNLTKQPTLSLSYRNQVLPSTNTLLNSEEVGSNIDEPDFDQHPAHPEVDGLKTGYTRGAGYSFIGTSEQHGQRLIAVVMRAESDEARFEETQQILKAGFEHVHKDIRTERE